One genomic region from Lepisosteus oculatus isolate fLepOcu1 chromosome 20, fLepOcu1.hap2, whole genome shotgun sequence encodes:
- the sf3b3 gene encoding splicing factor 3B subunit 3 — protein sequence MFLYNLTLQRATGITHAIHGNFSGTKQQEIVVSRGKILELLRPDANTGKVHTLLTVEVFGIIRSLMAFRLTGGTKDYIVVGSDSGRIVILEYQPSKNMFEKVHQETFGKSGCRRIVPGQFLAVDPKGRAVMIGAIEKQKLVYILNRDAAARLTISSPLEAHKANTLVYHVVGVDVGFENPMFACLEMDYEEADNDPTGEAAANTQQTLTFYELDLGLNHVVRKYSEALEEHGNFLITVPGGSDGPSGVLICSENYITYKNFGDQPDIRCPIPRRRNDLDDPERGMIFVCSATHKTKSMFFFLAQTEQGDIFKVTLETDEEMVTEIRLKYFDTIPVATAMCVLKTGFLFVASEFGNHYLYQIAHLGDDDEEPEFSSAMPLEEGDTFFFQPRPLKNLVLVDELESLSPIMSCQIADLANEDTPQLYVACGRGPRSTLRVLRHGLEVSEMAVSELPGNPNAVWTVRRHIEDEYDAYIIVSFVNATLVLSIGETVEEVTDSGFLGTTPTLSCSLLGEDALVQVYPDGIRHIRADKRVNEWKTPGKKTIVRCAVNQRQVVIALTGGELVYFEMDPSGQLNEYTERKEMSADVVCMSLANVPPGEQRSRFLAVGLVDNTVRIISLDPSDCLQPLSMQALPAQPESLCIVEMGGVEKQDELGEKGSIGFLYLNIGLQNGVLLRTVLDPVTGDLSDTRTRYLGSRPVKLFRVRMQGQEAVLAMSSRSWLSYSYQSRFHLTPLSYETLEYASGFASEQCPEGIVAISTNTLRILALEKLGAVFNQVAFPLQYTPRKFVIHPETSLLVLIETDHNAYTEATKAQRKQQMAEEMVEAAGEDERELAAEMAAAFLNENLPEAIFGAPKAGAGQWASLVRLVNPIQGNTLDLVQLEQNEAAFSVAVCRFPSGGDDWYVLVGVARDLILNPRSVGGGFIYTYRLVGGGEKLEFVHKVRTQQLYLSLCVSCPFQGRVLVGVGKLLRIYGVLGTRSCCARCENKHIPNLVTGIHTVGHRVIVSDVQESLFWVRYKRNENQLIIFADDTHPRWVTTCCLLDYDTMATADKFGNISIVRLPPNTSDDVDEDPTGNKALWDRGLLNGASQKAEVVMNYHVGETVLSLQKTTLIPGGSESLVYTTLSGGIGILVPFTSHEDHDFFQHLEMHMRSEYPPLCGRDHLSFRSYYFPVKNVIDGDLCEQFNSMDPNKQKSVSEELDRTPPEVSKKLEDIRTRYAF from the exons ATGTTCCTGTACAACCTGACGCTGCAGCGTGCCACGGGCATCACCCACGCCATCCATGGCAACTTCTCTG GAACCAAGCAGCAGGAGATCGTTGTTTCCCGGGGGAAGATCCTGGAGCTGCTGCGCCCCGATGCCAACACGGGGAAGGTGCACACGCTGCTGACGGTGGAGGTGTTCGGCATCATCCGCTCGCTCATGGCCTTCCGCCTCACCGGCGGCACCAAAG ACTACATTGTGGTGGGCAGCGACTCGGGGCGCATTGTGATCCTGGAGTACCAGCCGTCCAAGAACATGTTCGAGAAGGTGCACCAGGAGACGTTCGGCAAGAGCGGCTGCCGGCGGATCGTCCCGGGACAGTTCCTCGCCGTCGACCCCAAGGGCCGAGCGGTCATGATTG GAGCGATAGAGAAGCAGAAGCTGGTGTACATCCTGAACCGTGACGCCGCGGCCCGTCTGACCATCTCCTCCCCTCTGGAGGCCCACAAGGCCAACACACTGGTGTACCATGTGGTGGGCGTGGACGTCGGCTTTGAGAATCCCATGTTCGCCTGCCTGGAGATGGACTACGAG GAGGCAGACAACGACCCGACAGGAGAGGCAGCCGCCAACACCCAGCAGACCCTCACCTTCTATGAGCTCGACCTGGGCCTGAACCATGTGGTCCGCAAGTACAGCGAGGCGCTGGAGGAGCACGGCAACTTCCTTATTACCG TTCCTGGAGGGTCTGATGGCCCCAGTGGAGTTCTCATCTGCTCGGAGAATTACATCACCTACAAAAATTTCGGTGACCAGCCTGACATCCGCTGTCCCATCCCACGCAGGAGG AACGACCTTGATGACCCCGAGCGAGGGATGATCTTTGTCTGCTCGGCCACACACAAGACCAAGTCCATGTTCTTCTTCCTGGCCCAGACCGAGCAGGGAGACATCTTCAAGGTCACGCTGGAGACGGACGAGGAGATG GTGACGGAGATTCGGCTGAAGTATTTTGATACCATCCCTGTGGCCACGGCCATGTGTGTGCTGAAGACTGGCTTTCTGTTCGTGGCCTCCGAGTTCGGCAACCA CTACCTGTACCAGATCGCCCACCTGGGGGACGATGACGAGGAGCCGGAGTTCTCTTCAGCGATGCCCCTGGAGGAGGGGGACACCTTCTTCTTCCAGCCACGACCCCTCAAGAACTTAGTGCTGGTGGACGAACTGGAGAGCCTGTCTCCCATCATGTCCTGCCAG ATTGCTGACCTGGCGAATGAGGACACACCCCAGCTGTATGTAGCCTGTGGCCGAGGGCCGAGGTCCACTCTGCGGGTGCTGAGACACGGGCTGGAG GTGTCTGAGATGGCTGTCTCGGAGCTGCCCGGTAACCCCAATGCTGTGTGGACTGTGCGGCGACACATCGAAG ATGAGTATGACGCTTACATCATTGTGTCTTTCGTCAACGCCACTCTGGTACTGTCCATCGGGGAGACTGTGGAGGAGGTGACGGACTCGGGCTTCCTGGGCACCACGCCTACTCTGTCCTGCTCCCTGCTGGGCGAAGACGCGCTGGTGCAG GTATACCCAGATGGGATCCGGCACATCCGCGCCGACAAACGTGTCAACGAGTGGAAGACGCCGGGGAAGAAGACCATCGTGCGCTGCGCGGTCAATCAGAGGCAGGTGGTCATCGCGCTGACGGGCGGAGAGCTGGTCTACTTCGAGATGGACCCG TCGGGCCAGCTGAACGAATACACGGAGCGGAAGGAGATGTCCGCGGACGTGGTGTGCATGAGCCTGGCCAACGTTCCTCCTGGGGAGCAGCGCTCCAGGTTCCTCGCGGTGGGGCTGGTGGACAACACCGTGAGAATCATCTCCCTGGACCCCTCG GACTGCCTGCAGCCCCTCAGCATGCAGGCCCTGCCCGCCCAGCCGGAGTCCCTGTGCATCGTGGAGATGGGCGGAGTGGAGAAGCAGGACGAGCTGGGAGAGAAGGGCTCCATCGGCTTCCTGTACCTCAACATCGGCCTGCAG AACGGTGTGTTGCTGAGGACTGTGCTGGACCCAGTGACTGGAGACCTGTCTGACACGCGCACTCGCTACCTGGGGTCGCGACCTGTCAAGCTCTTCCGGGTCAGGATGCAGGGGCAGGAAGCT GTGCTGGCCATGTCCAGCCGCTCCTGGCTCAGTTACTCCTACCAGTCACGCTTCCACCTGACGCCGCTGTCGTACGAAACGCTGGAGTACGCGTCGGGCTTCGCCTCCGAGCAGTGTCCCGAGGGTATCGTGGCCATCTCCACCAACACTCTGCG gATTTTGGCGCTGGAGAAGCTGGGTGCCGTGTTCAACCAGGTGGCCTTCCCCCTGCAGTACACACCCCGAAAGTTTGTCATCCACCCCGAGACCAGCCTCCTGGTCCTGATCGAGACCGACCACAATGCCTACACCGAGGCCACTAAGGCACAGCGCAAACAACAGATGGCGGAG GAGATGGTCGAGGCGGCCGGGGAGGACGAGAGGGAGCTGGCAGCAGAGATGGCGGCAGCCTTCCTGAACGAGAACCTCCCTGAAGCGATTTTCGGGGCGCCCAAGGCTGGCGCCGGGCAGTGGGCCTCGCTGGTTCGGCTCGTCAACCCCATCCAGGGCAACACTCTGGACCTGGTGCAGCTGGAGCAGAATGAGGCCGCGTTCAG CGTGGCCGTGTGCCGGTTTCCCAGCGGCGGGGACGACTGGTATGTGCTGGTGGGCGTTGCCAGAGACCTTATCCTCAACCCTCGGTCGGTGGGCGGCGGCTTCATCTACACCTATCGGCTGGTAGGGGGCGGGGAAAAGCTGGAGTTCGTGCACAAGGTGAGAACACAACAACTATACCTGA GTCTCTGTGTCTCGTGCCCCTTCCAGGGCCGCGTGCTGGTGGGCGTGGGCAAGCTGCTGCGCATCTACGGGGTCCTGGGCACGAGAAGCTGCTGCGCAAGGTGTGAGAACAAG CACATCCCCAATCTGGTGACGGGCATCCACACAGTCGGGCATCGAGTCATCGTTTCGGATGTGCAGGAGAGCCTGTTCTGGGTCCGCTACAAGCGAAACGAGAACCAGCTCATCATTTTCGCCGATGACACGCATCCCCGCTGGGTCACCACCTGCTGCCTACTGGACTACGACACCATGGCCACAGCGGATAAGTTTGGCAACATCAGCATT GTGCGCCTTCCTCCCAACACCAGCGACGACGTGGACGAGGACCCCACGGGGAACAAGGCATTGTGGGACAGGGGGCTGCTGAATGGCGCCTCCCAGAAG GCAGAGGTCGTAATGAACTACCACGTCGGGGAGACGGTGCTGTCGTTGCAGAAGACCACACTGATCCCAGGGGGCTCAGAGTCGCTCGTCTACACCACCCTCTCGGGGGGCATCGGCATCTTGGTGCCCTTCACCTCGCACGAG GACCACGATTTCTTCCAGCACCTCGAGATGCACATGCGGTCTGAATACCCTCCGCTGTGTGGTCGGGACCACCTCAGCTTCCGCTCCTACTACTTCCCTGTCAAG AATGTCATTGACGGCGACCTGTGTGAGCAGTTTAACTCCATGGACCCCAACAAACAGAAGAGCGTGTCTGAGGAGCTGGACCGCACCCCACCAGAGGTGTCCAAGAAGCTAGAAGATATCCGCACCCGCTACGCCTTTTAA